The Heteronotia binoei isolate CCM8104 ecotype False Entrance Well unplaced genomic scaffold, APGP_CSIRO_Hbin_v1 ptg000988l, whole genome shotgun sequence DNA window GTTGGCGTACGAGAGAATCACCACGAAGCAGAAGACACCCACCAAGACGGGTTCCTCGGGCAAAATGAAGATCAAGTTGACAATGTTGACGATGTAGAAGGGGAGCCAGCAGAAGACGAAGACCACCACGATGATGACCACCATCCGAGTCACTTTCCTCTCCGACCGCCGGCGCCGCGTGGAGCCGACTCGGATGCCAGACGACTTGACCTTGATGACAATCAGCAAGTAGCAGAGGCAGATCACCAGTAAGGGGCCGAAGAAGCCCAAGACGGATGTGTAAATAATGAATACGGCGGACCAGATGTCAATGGGTTCAGGCCAGCTCATGTTGCAGGTGTGCAGATCTTCCTGGACGTCGGCGAAAATTATCATTGGGAGGACTACCAAAAAGGAGAGCGTCCAGACCGCCGTGCTGATCAACTTGGCGACCCTCGGCCTGCGCCACTTGGTGGACTTGATGGGGTGGACCACAGCGACGTAGCGGTCCAGACTCATGACGGTCAGGCAGAAAATGCTGGTGAACTGGTTGATGCCATCAAAAGCCGTGACCAGGCGGCACAGGAAGGACCCAAAGGGCCAGTAGGAGATGGCGTTCTGCGTCGCCAGGAAGGGCAAACCGAGCATGAAGAGGACGTCCGCGATGGCTAAATTCAAGATGTAGATGTTGGTGACTGTTTTCATCTTGGCGTAACGCAAGACCACGTAGATGACCAGGGTGTTCCCGCTCAGTCCAACAGCACAAACGAGGAGATAAATGATAGGAATGAGGACCGACTGGATTTCAGGGGAAATGGGGTATCCTGGAAGGGTACCGTTACTTGTGTTTGCCGGCAAGGAGACATTGGCATCGGGAGAACTAGACTCCACGCTCAGGGAGGAGGGAAAATACAATGGATCCATGTTCCTCGTCCCAATCTGAGAAACGTCTAGAAAGCTAAGGGTCAATGTCCTCTGGCATTTTCTTcctggaggagaaagagaagcagcAAATTAAAACAACAGTGCAAACCAGGAGGGAAAGGATAGGAATGAAGACAGACTGGATTTCAGGGGAAATGGAATACCCCAttctgtgcagggggttggactagatgaccctcgggagcccttccaactctatgattctaaaagaggattttttaaattcaaaagTTGGTTATTGGAAGACTATatccagatttattttttttaagtacacaAAGCAGCTGGTCATAACTCCCATGATGCCTCAGGCCAATAAGCACGGCATCCCTGACTGGCGATTGTTTAGAAGTTGCAGGTGTTTtccacttccttccttctctggcaACTAAAACCCCCCGAAAACTGTGGGGCCAGTGAGAAGGGCTTTCCCCTCACTAGCCAGAAAGATTTCTGCAGAGATAACTGTGGAAGGgttaacccccccccaccccgaaggAGAGATGACAGATCCAGATGTTCAGAATCTCAGCCTTCTAGAGGAAGTTGGAATCAGGGAGTGATCGCGACCCATCTACGGGGCCGAGGGCTGGTTTGCATAATACATCCAGTCTGCATGTTGAAATGGATACAAAAACTGCCACAGGACCATGGGGGTATCGGTAGGAAACAAAATAAACCTCACCGTGCAGAAGAAGTTCAGTAATAATAACTAAATACATATTTTTCTATCAAAATACTCTTTTTTGGTGTGCTTGTGTGTTATTCATGTTTGAAAATTCTATCCATTCCACAGCAATAATGTAATCTCAAAACGCAGCAGATTTTTGAGCTGAGCAGCAATTGTTCAGATTAAATCAGAAATTCTGCTCCATcggtttatagcaggggtggccgacggtagctctccagatgttttttgcctacaactcccatcagccccagccagcatgagttgtaggcaaaaaacatctggagagctactgtcggccacccctggtttatagcaTAGGTACCGGCTATACACATCTCTATTCCGTCTACTTTGGAAGGGCAGGAATCTAGCTGATAACACTGGCAAGACTTCATCTGAAGGAAAATAACACGGGAGACCACCACATTTATGGCATTTCCCCACCACCAGTGGCCAAATTATCCAGTGTAGTCCATGCTACAGATCATGAGGAGGGgtagaaagggttgcatcagtgcttagttcttgtggccctttcttacatgcccagggaaatattGATCACCACTTGGGGCTCGggaagtaattttctccagggcagtttggacagggatcctggagggtttttgccatcttctgggcattgagcaagggggtcactgggtgtgtgtgggagggggaggcatttgtgattttcctgtattatgcaggggtttggaccctggaggtcccttccagctctatgattctgtgagatTCTTGGTCCACTGCATCTCCCAAAACTAACCTTGCATTTGGTGCATTAAAACTGCCATGTCCTTTTGCCACCCCTCTTGACCTTTTAAGGTGCCAGCGGGTTGCATTTGACGTTAGAAAGATGCTCAGAATGCTGCATTTCCATCCTCTTActgccctcccccctgcccgttCCTTGGTCACACTAGGGTATGACAGCATGTTGGATGGAACGTTGAGATATTGAGAAGAGATTTTGGATGGAATGTTGAGATGTTGAGAAGAGACGTTGGATGGAATGTTGAGAGCAGATGCTGGATGGAATGAGGTGTTGCGAAGAGATGTTGGATGGAATGTTGAGAGCTTGGTTTTGAAATGTTGAGAGAAACCAGGCTGAGGCCCTCAGAAAACTGAGTGAGAGAGAAAATTCCAATGCCAACCTCCCCTCAAAGCGCCCAGAGAGGAAGGGTTCAGCAATGATATTTCCCCTTCCTTTATTTTCCCTTAACTGTATCTTAGTATTCCATGCCTCCTGAAACATGCTCACTCCTCCACTACTTTGGGttaaagagccagtgtggtggtgtagtggttaaaagtgttggactagtatctgagagaccaaggttcaaatcccctctcatGCCACggaagcttgggccagtcatgttctctctgcctaacctaccttacagggctgtcctggggataaactggaggaggggaaaatgatgtaagctgatttgAGTGCCAATTGCGGACAAAAGTGAGGGCATAAATGAATTTAACGATGATAATGCACAAAGCCAATTTTTCCTGCAGACCAGATAAGTCCTCAGAACGAGTACAGATCTTGTGTGTGGACACTCTAGTTCTGCCGTTTTTGGCATCTGCACAGGGGCAGAATAGAACCTTAAAACTGAGATCAAATGTCGCAAATTGTCTGGTTCAATTCATCGAGCCTTCTTGCGTCTCCCCAGTGAGGAACAGCCCTGCAATGAGCCTTTTGTTTTTAACGCCATGTTTGGAGTACCActgcccattccccccccccaataaaaacttaaaaatatttttcaacATTGCCTAAATTGTCTGTAAATggcaggaaagaaaggaaaggcttGGCCCATTTAGCCCAAAGGGTGAAGAAGAATTTAaggacctaagagaagccatgttggatcaggccaatggcccatccagtccaacactctgtgtcacacagtggccaaaaaaccccaagtgccatcaggaggtccaccagaggtgctagaagccctcccactttgcccccccccaagaatacggagcatcgctgccccggacaaagagttccaacaatacactgtggctaacagccactgatggacctctgctccatatgcttctccaatcccctcttgaagctgtctatgcttgtagccaccaccacctcctcctgtggcagtgaattccatgggtgttttcgcactgaccttcaagtggcgcgaccaccctcttcacaccggaggatctgcccggatttcgcacaagaagcgccggcgcacccaaaagagccagctacttccgtcgcgaaacccgctcaaacgttttcctgcttcttggcggtttccgtttgagcgggtttcgcgacggaagtagccggctcttttgggtgcgccggcgcttcttgtgcgaaatccgggcagatcctccggtgtgaagagggtggtcgcgctacttgaaggtcagtgcgaaaacaccccatgtgttcatcaccctttgacTGAAGAAGCAGCTTGAGGACATCTTCCTAGCGAAGAACATGGTGTCTCTCTGTTCCATCCAGCAAAAGCATTCTGCATGGCTCAGAACTTTACACGAACGCTGCCTGTTTTGTAACTGATAGGCagcaggttcaggacagacataaGGAAATCTTaatttacacagagaatgattgaaacatggaattcactgccaaaggatgcggtgatggccacaggaacaaacagctttaaaaggggattagataaattccTGGGAGATAAGTCTACcagtggctcctagccatggttactgaggggaacctccacattcagaggccctaGACCTCTGAATCctaaagccaggaggcaacaacagaggaaggcctcagcttctatgccctgttgttactagatggaccctcactggtctgatcctgcaaggtTCTTCTGATGCTCTTTGCATTCTCTTGCTCTCTAGAGATTAATCCAGATGCTGACGACCACTGCGGTGGAAAGGGTGTGCGTTCAAAGCACCTCACCTCTATGGTTTGTGTGATCTGCTTGTTTTGCTTGAGTGTTTGGGCAGCCAGAACCAGGGGGTAATAGTTCATATGAATTTGCATGAAATACCCTTGTCTGTTCCTGCCAGTGGAGAAATGAGTCCAGTTCACAAGTTTGAAAGGAGGGCCAAGGATGTTTCACATTAGTATAAaattgcatagaatcatagagttggaagggacctccagggtcatctagtccaaccccctgcacaatgcaggaaactcacaaacacctcccctaaattcacaggatcctcattgctgtcagatggccatctaacatctgtttaaaaacctccaaggaaggagagcccaccgcctcctgaggaagcctattccactgaggaaccgctctaacagttaggaagttcttcctaatgttgagccagaaactcttttgatttaatttcaacccattcaacctatcttctggggccacagaaaacaattccacatcctcctctctatgacagcccttcaaggacttgaagatggtgatcctatcacctctccgctgcctcctctccaggctaagcatgcccagctccttcaacctttcctcctaggacttggtctccagacctctcaccatcttcttcgctctcctctggacccattgcaGTTTGTCTATACCttcataaaatgtggtgcccaaaactgaacgcaagactccaggtgaggtcttaccagagtatgTTTACTATTTAACGGCAACCCCACAAAAATGGCAAATTGTGCGTGCAAATGGACCGCCATGGACCAAACGGGATATATCTACTGTAGCATCCACAGGAATCCATTCAGATGTTCCTTGAGCACAGAGAAATCCTGACATTCACACATGAGGGAAAACTCAGCGCATGCATGATGCCCCAGCGCAGGCTGCTGTTTCACGCACGCACGTTTGCAGTTTCAAGGTGGCGGCTTCATGCGTGGGTGAAGCCGCCCTAGCCCGTCACAGATCTGGCCCCATAGATGGAATCCAGGCACGAGCATCCACCTGGGGAGAAGGCACCGATTCACACAATCAGAAACAGGCTGTCTGGTGTAGTTTTCCCTATGCAAAaacaacctctgggttggacaaGTCTTTTCCCCTCCTGACAAAAGGACACACGTtagattattattattcaaaTAAAGAAATCTGCTCGTTTATGGCAAGCGAACGCAGGTCTGGGCTATTCCCTCACTccaaggcagtgttccctctaagctgagagagggtgagctagctcaccgggtttttttttagcctccggctcacacctttttgtcttagctctccGGAaagatggccccggagcaaactaatgcatgcagctcacaactttgaacGCCAGTCACTcatcaagtagaatttttgctcacaagactgcacagctgAAAGGGAACAACACGGCAGGCATTCCTGCGTGTTTGGCCAGGTGTGACTCAACCCAGGTGGCCACACAAAAGGGACCCCACGGGCTTCTgccccctccagttcccctccccGCAGCCTTAAGCAGCCCGGCCTGCTCTCGGTCATCGAAGGCACGGAGGCACGGGTTCGAATCCCGCATCTTTCACCCTTTTCCTTTCTTCAGGTGTCAAAGGCAAATAAAAACGCAACCCGGTTGTTGTTACCTGGCCAGCTGGCGGCTTCTCTCCTCTCTGCAGCCGGGCAGGCGCTGGAAAAGTAAAACACTTTCCAAATCTTCTAAATGggatgggttgttgttgtttgaagggggggggggttcggcTCTCCTAGCAAAACCCGCCGTCCGTTCCCACGACCAAGGAGCCAAGCTTTGCCCAGAGTCCCGCGGCTGACTGTCCTTCCTTCAGCTCTCCAAGGCAGAGAATCGGGTCTGATGATCTCCAAAAGCCAGGTCCCAACGCGCCCTCCCCGCGGGGCTTCTCCAACCCAGCGCGCAAAGCTTTCGCCTTTCCAAACCGGCCTCTGCAATAAATATCCGCCCAGGAAGAGGTGGGGGGGAGCCGCCTGTTGCGCTTCGCAGGCGGCCTGCGGTCCACCTCTGcttggcaggagggggggggggaggagggggcgggcTGCCCACCGGCccctgaggaagaggagggggggcgaaactttgggggaggaggcCCAGAAAGCTGCCGCCGCCCTCTGCAAAGAATTGCCACCCACTTGCTCTTGCTGCGTGCGCGGGGCTGGCAAAGAAAAGCCACCCCTGCGATTATTAATTATTAGCTCCCGTTAATAGTCATCATCGCTCGCCCCCGGCCTTAGACGAAGCGCTCTGGGGAGCCCGATTCTGCAGAGAGTGGCTCCAGAGCGAGCCAAGGCTGGGTCATAGGTGGAGCCTCTCGCCACGAGGAACTGGAGGCGCGGGTTCGAATCCCGGTTTCGCCAAGGCTGGGTCATAGGTAGAGCCTCTCCCTTGAGGAACTGGAGGCGCGGGTTCGAATCCCGGCTCCGCCAGGGAAGGAGGCTGGGCGACTGCCCCCTCTCAACCTcgtctacctcgcagggttgttgttgggGCGGGGGTGGTCTAGGGGGAGGCGAGGAGAAGGAAGGATTGAAATGCAGGGGTCCGCCTGGCCAGAGCGACGGTCGTGAGGGCCACAGGCGTAAAGATTTTGAAAGGGGGATTGGACAGATCCGTAGGGCATGAGTCTGTCCGTGGCGACTGGTCCTGGTGACGGAGGGGAagctccacatccagaggcactcaagctctgaccccccctcccccgagccaAGGAGCGAGGGCTGGCGCTCCAGAGGGAAGGCTTGTCCGCTGGGGTGAGACCAGATACTGGATGGATGCAGCCTCACAGATCTGGTCCGGCCGGGCTTTTCGGATGTGTCTTTAACCCGTTTTGTGTCCCCTTTTAGGGCAGCAAGGGGGCAAGAGATGGGGGAggtcatttttttgggggggggggtcacacagGTCTCCTCTTCCGGACCTGTCAAGGGGGAGCCAGGctaccggcgggggggggggtgaggggggggagaagcaaaggtgaactgctgagcagtccggttaaaacggataaaaggaggtacttcttcacccaaagggtgattaacatgtggaattcactgcccagcATTTGAGCGTTTTAACGGGTCTGTATGGTagcagtcatagaatcctagagctgaatgggacctccaggttcatctagtccaaccccctgcacaatgcaggaaactcacaaacacctcccactacattcacaggatccgcattgttttttggggtcccccccccttctcttttgcaagagccccgcggcgcagagtgctaaagctgcagcaccgcagtcctaagctctgctcacgacctgagttcgatccccggcggaagctgggttttcagctagccggctcgaggtcaactcagcattccatccttccgaggtcggtcaaaggagcacccagcttgctggggggaaagcgtagaggactggggaaggcaatggcaaaccacccggtaaaaagtctgccgtggaaacgttgtgaaagcaacgtcacccctgagtcggaaacgactggtgcttgcacaggagaccttcccttcccttttgcaGGTTCGGAGATGGAAGCAGAGAGCAAGcaaccccccgccccctcccccgagACTTTCCCCACCTCTCGCAGTCGCCAAGTCCGGGGGGGAGGTCGGTTTGCAGTCGCGCCCCCCCCTTTACCTGCTCCGCCCCCCTCCCAAGGCTGTCCGCTTCCGAAGGCAAGGGGACCGCTCAGTCCCGGCCCCCGCCGCGTCGCTCTTTGCAAAAAGCTGTTTCCCGAAGACACGCGTCGCCCCATTCGCACGTTCTCATTGTCTGAACCCCCTGGCGCTGAAGTCGCCTCCGCTCAgcaaacgactggcgcttgcagccCTCCTTCCCAGACACCAAAACCCCCCAAAGCTTGACTGACAGGTCGGTGTTCCCCAGCCCTCCTCTCCGCTGACCCTCTAcggaggaggggggggcacaCAAGCaatgctggcggggggggggaggaggcgctTTTCTTCGTCCTCTGCTCTTTGCAGGAGCCggcggggtgtgggggggaagggaggttgGCATCGACAGATCGAATCGTGCAATGGCAGCCGGGCGACGGGGGCGTCAGCGGCCCCCCTCTGAAAAGACGCGGGCGGCTGAAAGGACATGTGGAGCAGGGGGGGTGGAATGAGAGATGGTTTCCTCGGCCCGCCTGGaaatgcccctcccctccctctttccagAGCTGGAGCTCGAAGGGACCTCAGGGGTCATCTTGTCcagccccctgcccaatgcaggaaattcacagttaCCTTCCCACCCCATTCCCCCAGTGGGGTCATCCCAACCCCCCAGTGACCCCATGCccaaaagaagaggggggggggagcctccaaGATCCCTGACTCAATCCTCCTGGTGGCAAATTCCTTCCCGACCTCAAAGcgacaatcagcatttccctgggcgtgaa harbors:
- the LOC132590890 gene encoding somatostatin receptor type 5-like, with the protein product MDPLYFPSSLSVESSSPDANVSLPANTSNGTLPGYPISPEIQSVLIPIIYLLVCAVGLSGNTLVIYVVLRYAKMKTVTNIYILNLAIADVLFMLGLPFLATQNAISYWPFGSFLCRLVTAFDGINQFTSIFCLTVMSLDRYVAVVHPIKSTKWRRPRVAKLISTAVWTLSFLVVLPMIIFADVQEDLHTCNMSWPEPIDIWSAVFIIYTSVLGFFGPLLVICLCYLLIVIKVKSSGIRVGSTRRRRSERKVTRMVVIIVVVFVFCWLPFYIVNIVNLIFILPEEPVLVGVFCFVVILSYANSCANPILYGFLSDNFKQSFQKVLCLRKGNGVEDGDPTEHRLEKSSRLQEVMLLQRSIDSNGHMQTSKV